A genomic segment from Streptomyces sp. NBC_00459 encodes:
- a CDS encoding TerC family protein, with protein MNVSVTLWVLTIVGLAALIAVDFFIGRKPHDVSIKEAGIWTVVWIALAGLFGLGLLVFSGGEPAGEFFAGFITEKSLSVDNLFVFVLIMAKFAVPSQYQQRVLLVGVLIALVLRAIFIAAGAAILASFAWVFYIFGAFLIWTAWKLIQEARADDEDEEFEENKLLKAAEKRFGVADRYHGTKLWIEENGKRIMTPMLVVMLAIGTTDVLFALDSIPAIFGLTQDPYIVFTANAFALMGLRQLYFLIGGLLRKLVHLSYGLSVILGFIGVKLVLHALHESGVHVPEISIPVSLGVICGVLVVTTVTSLIASRKQEAAEAAQKESEGAPKDSIGA; from the coding sequence GTGAATGTTTCCGTGACCCTGTGGGTCCTGACCATCGTGGGTCTCGCCGCTCTGATCGCGGTGGACTTCTTCATCGGGCGCAAGCCCCATGACGTATCGATCAAGGAAGCCGGAATCTGGACGGTTGTCTGGATAGCCCTGGCCGGACTCTTCGGCCTGGGGCTGCTCGTCTTCAGCGGGGGTGAGCCCGCCGGTGAGTTCTTCGCGGGCTTCATCACCGAGAAGTCATTGAGCGTCGACAACCTCTTCGTCTTCGTCCTGATCATGGCGAAATTCGCTGTGCCCTCGCAGTACCAGCAGCGGGTGCTCCTCGTCGGTGTCCTCATAGCGCTCGTCCTGCGGGCGATATTCATCGCCGCCGGCGCCGCGATCCTCGCGAGCTTCGCGTGGGTGTTCTACATCTTCGGTGCCTTCCTCATCTGGACCGCCTGGAAGCTGATCCAGGAGGCCCGCGCCGACGACGAGGACGAGGAGTTCGAGGAGAACAAGCTGCTCAAGGCTGCCGAGAAGCGGTTCGGTGTGGCCGACCGGTACCACGGCACCAAGCTGTGGATCGAGGAGAACGGCAAGCGGATCATGACGCCGATGCTGGTCGTGATGCTCGCGATCGGTACCACGGACGTCCTGTTCGCCCTCGACTCGATCCCGGCGATCTTCGGCCTGACCCAGGACCCGTACATTGTCTTCACCGCCAACGCCTTCGCCCTGATGGGCCTGCGTCAGCTGTACTTCCTCATCGGCGGCCTGCTGAGGAAGCTGGTCCACCTCTCGTACGGCCTGTCGGTCATCCTCGGCTTCATCGGCGTCAAGCTGGTGCTGCACGCGCTGCACGAGTCCGGTGTCCACGTACCGGAGATCTCCATACCGGTCTCCCTCGGGGTGATCTGTGGGGTCCTGGTGGTCACCACCGTCACCAGCCTGATCGCCTCCAGGAAGCAGGAGGCGGCCGAGGCGGCGCAGAAGGAGAGCGAAGGCGCCCCGAAGGACAGCATCGGCGCCTGA
- a CDS encoding MFS transporter, protein MHDVRTVRAPSMVRLAAASLAGTAIEFYDFFVYGTAAALVLGPLFFPTFSPVAGTLAAFGTFGVGFVARPLGSVLFGHIGDRRGRRPVLVASLLLTGASTVAVGCVPTYDSIGAAAPVLLLVLRFLQGLGLGGEWGGAVLLTAEHAPAERRALWASFPQIGPAVGFLLANGVMLALSASLTEAQFASWGWRVPFWAAGVLAVAGLWLRSSLTESPSFLEIDDHARVPLAEVVRDHWRLVLLTAGALAVGYAVFYAVTTWSLAYGTERLGVSRTVMLACIMAAVVVKGALTPVVALLGDRYGRRPLCLTGCGAAALWMCPMVALLSTGEPLLMFLGFLVAMLAFVTMFAVIAAYLPELYEPRVRCTGAAVGYNLGGVLGGALTPIVATALAGHGGRVPWGVGAYLTGIALFSLGCFALLPETRPVPRLAAVPATE, encoded by the coding sequence ATGCACGACGTACGCACGGTAAGGGCGCCTTCCATGGTGCGGCTGGCCGCCGCCTCCCTCGCGGGGACGGCGATCGAGTTCTACGACTTCTTCGTCTACGGCACCGCCGCCGCACTGGTTCTGGGGCCATTGTTCTTCCCGACGTTCTCGCCGGTGGCCGGCACGCTGGCAGCCTTCGGGACGTTCGGTGTGGGCTTCGTCGCCCGGCCGCTGGGGTCGGTGCTGTTCGGGCACATCGGGGACCGGCGCGGGCGGCGGCCGGTCCTCGTCGCCTCGCTGCTGCTGACCGGTGCGTCGACGGTCGCGGTCGGCTGCGTGCCGACGTACGACTCGATCGGCGCGGCCGCTCCCGTGCTCCTCCTGGTGCTGCGCTTCCTCCAGGGACTCGGGCTCGGCGGGGAGTGGGGCGGGGCGGTCCTGCTGACCGCGGAACACGCGCCCGCCGAACGGCGCGCTCTGTGGGCGAGTTTTCCGCAGATCGGTCCCGCGGTGGGTTTCCTGCTCGCCAACGGCGTGATGCTGGCGCTGTCGGCGTCCCTGACGGAGGCACAGTTCGCCTCGTGGGGGTGGCGGGTGCCGTTCTGGGCGGCCGGGGTGCTCGCCGTGGCGGGGCTGTGGCTGCGTTCGTCGCTCACCGAGAGTCCGAGTTTCCTGGAGATCGACGACCACGCGCGCGTGCCGCTCGCCGAGGTGGTGCGCGACCACTGGCGGCTGGTCCTGCTGACGGCGGGGGCGCTCGCGGTCGGATACGCGGTGTTCTACGCGGTGACCACCTGGTCCCTCGCCTATGGAACGGAACGGCTCGGGGTCAGCCGTACTGTCATGCTGGCCTGCATCATGGCGGCGGTGGTGGTCAAGGGCGCCCTGACACCCGTGGTGGCTCTCCTGGGTGACCGCTACGGTCGTCGGCCGCTGTGCCTGACCGGCTGCGGGGCCGCCGCCCTGTGGATGTGCCCGATGGTCGCGCTGCTGTCGACCGGCGAACCCTTGCTGATGTTCCTCGGCTTCCTGGTGGCGATGCTCGCGTTCGTCACGATGTTCGCGGTGATCGCCGCGTATCTGCCGGAGCTGTACGAGCCCCGCGTACGGTGCACGGGCGCCGCGGTCGGCTACAACCTCGGCGGGGTTCTCGGCGGCGCGCTCACGCCGATCGTGGCGACGGCGCTCGCCGGGCACGGGGGCCGGGTCCCTTGGGGCGTGGGCGCCTATCTGACGGGGATCGCGCTGTTCAGCCTGGGGTGTTTCGCGTTGCTGCCGGAGACCCGGCCGGTGCCCCGTCTCGCCGCCGTACCGGCCACGGAGTGA
- a CDS encoding calcium:proton antiporter, with the protein MIVRLRSLVTRWTAVVPVAAVVLLVFTWGRDLPGVVVALVTLVLAGAVLAAVHHAEVIAHRVGEPYGSLVLAVAVTIIEVALIVTLMADGGDKSSTLARDTVFAAVMITCNGIVGLSLLTASIRHGTAVFNPEGTGAALATVATLATLSLVLPTFTTSKPGPEFSTAQLTFAALASLVLYGLFVATQTVRHRDYFLPITREGEVITADAHAELPTARAVRTSLGLLGLALIGVVGLAKGVSPTIESGVEAAGLPHAVVGVIIALLVLLPETIAALRAARRDRVQTSLNLALGSAMASIGLTIPAVALASIWLSGPLVLGLGATHMVLLALTVVVGSLTVVPGRATPLQGGVHLVLFAAYLELAINP; encoded by the coding sequence ATGATCGTCCGGCTCCGGTCGCTCGTGACGCGGTGGACGGCTGTCGTGCCGGTGGCCGCGGTCGTCCTGCTGGTGTTCACGTGGGGACGAGATCTTCCCGGCGTGGTCGTCGCGCTGGTGACACTGGTCCTCGCGGGAGCGGTGCTGGCCGCCGTGCACCACGCCGAGGTGATCGCCCACCGGGTCGGTGAGCCCTACGGCTCGCTCGTGCTGGCGGTCGCCGTCACGATCATCGAGGTCGCCCTGATCGTCACGCTGATGGCGGACGGCGGCGACAAGAGTTCGACCCTGGCCAGAGACACCGTCTTCGCGGCCGTGATGATCACCTGCAACGGCATCGTCGGACTGAGCCTCCTCACCGCCTCGATCCGTCATGGGACCGCCGTCTTCAATCCGGAGGGCACCGGCGCCGCACTCGCGACGGTGGCGACGCTGGCCACCCTCAGCCTGGTGCTGCCGACGTTCACCACCAGCAAGCCGGGTCCGGAGTTCTCCACAGCCCAGCTCACCTTCGCGGCGCTCGCCTCACTGGTCCTGTACGGCCTGTTCGTGGCGACCCAGACCGTGCGGCACCGGGACTACTTCCTGCCGATCACCCGGGAGGGCGAGGTCATCACCGCGGACGCACACGCGGAGCTCCCGACCGCACGCGCCGTCCGGACCAGCCTGGGGCTGCTGGGCCTGGCACTGATCGGCGTCGTGGGCCTCGCGAAGGGAGTGTCGCCCACCATCGAGTCCGGGGTGGAGGCTGCCGGCCTGCCGCATGCAGTCGTCGGTGTGATCATCGCCCTGCTCGTGCTGCTTCCCGAGACCATCGCCGCGCTGCGCGCCGCGCGCCGCGACCGGGTGCAGACCAGCCTGAACCTCGCCCTCGGATCCGCGATGGCCAGCATCGGCCTGACCATCCCTGCCGTGGCCCTGGCGTCCATATGGCTCTCCGGCCCCCTGGTCCTCGGCCTCGGCGCCACCCACATGGTGTTGCTCGCCCTGACCGTGGTGGTCGGCTCGCTGACGGTGGTGCCCGGGCGAGCCACACCGCTCCAGGGAGGAGTGCATCTGGTCCTGTTCGCCGCCTACCTGGAGTTGGCGATCAACCCGTGA